The Megalobrama amblycephala isolate DHTTF-2021 linkage group LG1, ASM1881202v1, whole genome shotgun sequence genome segment TCCTTCAATCTCAATTAGAACATTCCGCAGCACTTCCTCAGAAACGATTGAGTTCCCAAAGCTTTCTCTAAAGCCACCTTAACGGATCAGACCTCCCATTCCCATGATGCTCCAAAATGAAGTGCAGAAGGGGGAATACATTTGAAGGAGATTTGCTGTTTTGCAAACACTGTCTGCAACTCAGGTATCAGGGTTTGATAGGCTTCCATAAAATATTGTGTTGCACAGGAATGGTAAGTTCTACATGAAGAACAGCAGACAATTTGGCACCTACTAATGCTGCACATAACTCAAGTTGAGGAATCGACAGTTGCTTCTTTGGGGTGACACGAGATTTAGCCAGAAGAAAGGAGACATGCAACTTGCCTGTACTAAATTCTGTATGTAGATAAGCTACTGCACCATAAGACTGTTCTGATGAGTCACAAAATATGTGAATCTCTCTAACAGCAGCAGTCTCTCTATAGTGAGGGGTATAGCATCGAGAAAACATTACAATGGGCAACATTTGAAGTTTGGTTTCCCATTATCGCCAGGACTTCAAGAGCTCATTAGGTAAGTTGGTGTCATCCCAATCACGTGTTTTGTCCCACAAATGCCGAACAATAACCTTAGCTCTAGTAGTAAAAGGAAGGATGTAGCGCAAATGATCATAATGACTTGcaagtattttatatatgtaaCGCATGGTAGGCACAGTTGACTTAATGGCTCTGTGTTTGTAGCCCAAAACATCAAAAAGACAGTTCCACTGGAGACCCAAGGTGGCCTTTGAAGGGTCAGCAGAAGGGTCATGAGCAAACTTGTAAGTTCTGTTTGTTCTGATCTGGCTTCTGAAGGCAAATATTGGATGACATCAGGATCATTACTGGCCCACTGATGAATTTCAAAACCTCCCGAAGCCAATACTATGCGGAGATTTTCAATGAGACTCTTAGCTGATAAGTACAGAGGACAGTCATTTAATATAGCCAGCTTTCAACAAGTTCTGGATTTATCATTATATGTCTGAGCCTGCTGTGGTTCTTTCAAGAGGCACATTTCAGTTACAGAGCCTAGACATAGCTGACTTTATTGGGGCTTTCATGGGTGCCCAAACACTTGCACAAATCAGAGGTGTAGCATACCTGTCAATTCCACCCATAGTAACTCTGGTTACTTTCTTGCTTGGAATGGACAACTAGTTTATCACTCCTTGGGGTTACAACATCATGTTGCCACAACTTCTCCACAACTATATTTACAAATTCTTGTAAATATCATCTGGCAAAGAACTGTAAGAAGTGTAATTAGAACAAGTGACAGGTGGATTTAGGATATCTCTGGCAGGCCCCTGAAGAGTCCAGCCAAGTCGGGTTCTTATAGATGCATGAGGGCCAGACTTCACAGGTTGGATAGGAGTTATCAGATGAGTATATTCTGCACCGATTAGCACCAATGGAGTCACATTGTCAAGCTGCTGAATGGGCAGTCTTTACAAATAGGTGTAACGACACTGAAGAAATGTCACAGGATGAGAATGCTCAGACAAAGCAAGATGGTCAGCAGTAAAGGCATGACTTGTTTGCCATTGCAGAGATTACAAGGGTTTACAGGGGAGTTGCAATCCaaattcaaatttcaaatttcaatttGTTGATTTTCAGTGAGGTTTAGGAAATCACCACATGTACTGATGTGATTCTCAGTGGAACTACAACAAGCACAAACAGGAAGACATTGAGTGGAACAACTGAGTGGCCATTCTACCACCTGCAGAGAGCTTAACTTCCGCTTTAGGAAAGTCTCCtttatgagaattttttttacacCATGAAGAACTGTTGTAGCTTTAACCAAATGAGATGCCTGCCTCTGTCTATCAGCTGGAGGCAGCCAAAATCTCTTTAGCTGACAGAGAGACTCAATTTGAAGCCAGTCTAAAAGATTGTAAGAGAATGGACCCTGATTTACTCTTTTCATAGACCTCTTGAATTCACAAAACTGCTCACTAGGTAGCTTTCCCAAAAGTCTCTCAACATGAGAGCCACAGGTGAGCTCAGAAAGACCATCACGGCCCATAGATTGAAGTAGTCCTTCAAGTGCTTGGATGTGCAGAGAGAACTGAACCAATGCTTGAccatctgttgttgttgttgtttgattaatattaacgACACAGACAGGAGCAGGTATATATTCACTTTAAGACCTACTGTAATGAGCGGATCCAACACTGACACATGTCCCAAACTTGTTCACTCAAGACATACGTGCCAAGATGGACATTTAGGCATAattatgtgtgtatttgactgttcaAGGGCAATAAGCCTAGAAATATGCACGCGCGAGCGTTGACAGGCGGCAAACACATGCACAGAATCCGCAGCCAGTCAGTCAGTGTGTCAGAGCCGAATTGAGTTTGTGTAGCCTATACAGCACTTTTATCAACTCTTTTTAGTACTATCAGGCATATCATACTTTTTATTTGTCATTCATCCATGTCACATAATCGCTTCGCCTGCTCCTTGGATGCAAGACGACAGGTGAGAAAGATTCGCTTTCACACAGGCCACATAGcctatactttattttttttctacagtaaactgtaatttgtttatattactatagttgttatattaggcctaccacagcaactatataccacaacaaattaattcaagtactttactatagtatggttcaaaaacactatagtatgtactataaattactacagTATTTTTTCATCTGGGATATTAGTACTATCACGATTACTTAGAGTAGTAACGCACAATGTGATACTATAGCATTTCGAAGGTTTCacgttttcatttaatttcataaatgtaatgttaacttaGTCACCTTAAACGGCGAACGTAagtgtactgtatgtactgTAACTGTGCCATCAATTTTCTAGCCAGATGTGATGCTGCGGACAATTAACAGATGTTGACTTACCTTTTTCTCACTTTTGCACTGAATCTAAACTCTCAACGATCGTAAGACGCTGCAATAAACAATCACGATCCTACTTTTAAGTGTCATAAGATGCTTGTGCTCATCACTGATAGATGTCAATCACCTTTTGGAGTTAGTGCTTGCAGCATCTGAGGCCTGTGATTGATAGTCTACGGTCGCGATCTGCAATTGGATTGGTAGTCGACAGTCAGAGTCCCCAATCAGAAGGCCAAATTGACTCAATTAGACCGCCAAGCTTCTCCGGCCTCTGATTGGTAGTCTACAGTCGAGGCCGGGCTTTTGATTGGTAGTCTACAGCCAATCAGATGGCATAAAAGTCTACAGTCACCACTTTGCGAGGTGCATACCGTAATATAAGCAATACTTTCACAATGATTTATATCTACTATATTCACGCACGTATATACTTTCCCACgcaaatatatgcaaatatacTGCCAAAAATATACTGCATCTTTGACGATCTATCGTTCAGCATTTGTGGTAAGACTGATGTATTACAATATTCACACAAAGttataaagtatataaatacttgtatttttgttgattttattcCGTAAATTGTCTGACTACTATTGTCTGGCTACTATTGTGACCGTTGCATTCATTGAAGGGCCTTATTAAAATTAGCCATACTGACCATACTTTctacaaataataatgaaaaatataattaaatatgttttaattaaaatatagttttatataatatagttAAACCATGGTAACAGCAAATTAAGTATGGTTGCTACACTTTTACTACAATAAAACATGTTTACTACACTTTTACTACAATAAAACATGGTTACTAcacttttactataataaaaccCTGGTTAATTTTCATTAGGGAGGCCTGTCAGTAATGCACCCTTACTCCAGATCAAAGTTCTTTTCAATTTTAggcttagattttttttaaaataggcaaCAATCCCTTCTTAAGACGCCAAGGAAGCCAAGTCACTGGCTTCTCGTAACATCTGCTATGAGAAGAACACGGTCCTGGATATAAGGACGGCTTGTGAGGAAGGTCTGTGTGAGGAACATCTTGGCACTAGGGCTGTTGATGTGTTTACACCCTATGTTTACACAGCAGCATAGACTTTTTTGTGCTTGTCATTAAAGGCATTACAATTTCTGTCTTCAGCCAAAAAGAGATGTCAGGCTATTACCTCGACACCATCAGAGGTGCAGTACCTTGGCCAGCTATGTATAACATTTGGCAAATACAACGGCCAAAGTTTTAAATGGCTGGTGGAGAACGATATTGGCTACATTAAGTAGTAAGTATGTTGCAATACACAGAATCAAAATTTTCATAATTTGTTTTTTCATAAACTAATTATCTTATGTGATATTTTAGTCTCCTTGGTCTCCACATCAAGGAAAGCCACCATGCCAACAAAAAAGGAAGCCAAGTTGACTGGGTGAAGGACCTCCTGCTGCGGTATGTGCAGCTGCTTCCACAGGTCTCCTGCCACCTCGAGATCAATGTGGACAGGGCCATTTATGGGCAGGTCCTTCACCTTCTTGGAGATGTGGCAGTGGTACAGCCTGCACAAGGTCCTTCAGGCTGACCCACAAGCAGGGACGAACCACGAACGAAAAATGTCTCAGGAGGCGTCATGCTCTGCGCAGCAGTGGACATCACCGTGGAGGAGGACATCACCACAAAGTCACTGAAGCGCTTCAGGCGATACATTCTTGACAAAGAGATTTAAGGTGCCCCTAGTAAAAATCACGGTGCAACAGTTAATACAAACTCCAAGGCTGAAATGTACCTGTACTTCACAGAACCCCCCACAGGGCAGGGCCCCTCCCTCAGCGGCTGCCAGCTCCAGCTCATCAGGACCCAAAGATGATGCTGGTTGGACGGATGATATCAGTTTAGTAATGTCTTGAATATTAATGTTATCATAGCCTGAAATTGTATTATTGCATAATCTGTATCTAATAAGACAACATAAAGACAATGTGTGCTGATTATTGCTGAAGTTCACTTCAGGATGAAAGTGTTGTCTTGCTGCTTTGACATTGACTTTTGCATACCTGTGTCTTTGTCCTCGTTTAGCAGCAGGGGATGCAGGGggtaaaaagaaaagtaaaaaaagtcTCAAGAAAAAAAGGGCCATCCAGCTCCTCTACAGAAGACACACACAGATGTTACTACTCCACTGTCAGCTGTAAGTCCATAGTTTATACATTACAATTACCTGTTACATCCCCCCTGGTTCCTGGTGGGGCAGCGTAAATAGGGAGGCCGCAAAAAAGTATGCTTaggtaaattaatttttttttttactaatacaCTTATCATTTTAAGGTTCTTGCATCAGCTCCTGATGTCGAACATCAGAGGACATCTGATGTGGCTGGAGCAGATGTGGCTGGTGCAGATGTGGCTGGTGCTGATGTGGCTGGAGCAGATGTGGCTGGAGCAGATGTGGCTGGTGCTGATGTGGCTGGAGCAGATGTGGCTGGAGAAGATGTGGCTGGTGCAGATGTGGCTGGTGCAGATGTGGCTGGAGCAGATGTGGCTGGTGCTGATGTGGCTGGTGCAGATGTGGCTGGAGCAGATGTGGCTGGAGCAGATGTGGCTGGAGCAGATGTGGCTGGAGCAGATGTGGCTGGTGCAGATGTGGCTGGTGCTGATGTGGCTGGAGCAGATGTGGCTGGAGCAGATGTGGCTGGTGCTGATGTGGCTGGAGCAGATGTGGCTGGAGAAGATGTGGCTGGAGCAGATGTGGCTGGAGCAGATGTGGCTGGAGCAGATGTGGCTGGTGCTGATGTGGCTGGAGCAGATGTGGCTGGAGCAGATGTGGCTGGTGCTGATGTGGCTGGAGCAGATGTGGCTGGAGCAGATGTGGCTGGAGCAGATGTGGCTGGTGCTGATGTGGCTGGAGCAGATGTGGCTGGAGCAGATGTGGCTGGAGCAGATGTGGCTGGAGCAGATGTGGCTGGAGCAGATGTGGCTGGTGCTGATGTGGCTGGAGAAGATGTGGCTGGTGCTGATGTGGCTGGAGCAGATGTGGCTGGAGCAGATGTGGCTGGAGCAGATGTGGCTGGTGCTGATGTGGCTGGAGCAGATGTGGCTGGAGCAGATGTGGCTGGTGCTGATGTGGCTGGAGCAGATGTGGCTGGAGCAGATGTGGCTGGAGCAGATGTGGCTGGTGCTGATGTGGCTGGAGAAGATGTGGCTGGTGCTGATGTGGCTGGAGCAGATGTGGCTGGAGCAGATGTGGCTGGAGCAGATGTGGCTGGAGCAGATGTGGCTGGTGCTGATGTGGCTGGAGAAGATGTGGCTGGTGCTGATGTGGCTGGAGCAGATGTGGCTGGAGCAGATGTGGCTGGAGCAGATGTGGCTGGAGCAGATGTGGCTGGTGCTGATGTGGCTGGAGAAGATGTGGCTGGTGCTGATGTGGCTGGAGCAGATGTGGCTGGAGCAGATGTGGCTGGTGCTGATGTGGCTGGAGCAGATGTGGCTGGAGCAGATGTGGCTGGAGCAGATGTGGCTGGAGCAGATGTGGCTGGTGCTGATGTGGCTGGAGCAGATGTGGCTGGAGGACCCCAAgacaaagccactggaaggcaagcctgcaacctttagccaaaaaagcgtaatggctaatgctaacgctccgCCTCCGGCAGTAtgcagggaaggagaccagaggctgttttttgaatggatgtcaatggatgagaggcttcactatgctgattaaacagcttttgtgggaaaatagctaatcatttaattaatcgacagcctgtttgctaatcttcagcatgttttacactaaacaatactttcgttgggaactacatatagattttagcttgataaaaatgtatttttttaagagaaggcagactagggaatgttgcgactgatgtcactgccattacacaataggctgagaggtgccacacattattaagttagccgttacgctttctctAATGGTAAAAGATACAGACTCTCTTATCTCCCtattatatacaatctctgccccagccctgcacattttgtgtccctcatctaacacacctgattcaactcatgagctcattagtagagactgcaagacctgAAGTGGGTGTGTCAAATAAGGGCAACATACAAAATGAGCAGGGCTttgggtcctccaggacaggtttgaaaaTCCCTGGTTTAGTTAAGTGTTTAGGCAAAGATTAACATACATATGATTTCCATTGGACAGAAACACAGCAGGAGCCcttaccttaaagggttagaaaatgaaaataatgtcatttattactcaccctcatgtcgttccacacccatacccgttaatcttcggaacacaaattaagatatttttgttgaaatctgacggctcagtgaggcctccatagccagcaatgacatttcctctctcaagatccataaatgtactaaaaacatatttaaatcagttcatgtgagtacagtggttaaatattaatattacaaagcgTCGAGAACATTTTTGGtgttccaaaaaaacaaaataacgatttatatagtgatggccgatttgaaaacactgcttcatgaagcttcggagcattatgaatcagcgtgtcgaatcagcggttcggagtgccaaagtcacatgatttcagcagtttggcggtttgacacgtgatccgaatcatgattcgactcaaaagattcataacgcttcaaagcttaatgaagcagtgtttagtacattatggaagtgtaatttttttcacctgggtggtACTGAAAACAACAGCACCGCCCTCACCTGCAAATCTCTGCAGAGAGTGGTTTGAACAACACAGAACACTGTTGGAGGTGTGCTTCCCTCCCTCCAGGACATCTACACCAGGTGGTGTGTGAAGAAAGCACAGAGGATCTTCAGAGACTCCAGCCACTCGAGCCGTGTGCTGCTCTCACCGTTACCATCAGGCAGACATTACTGCAGCAGACTGCAAGACAAGTTCTTTCCACGGGCAATCAGACTGTACTGAAGTAACACCAGTAACACCACACACAACAGCACACCCTACGCACATTCATACAACTTCTTAAGTACTTCACTTTATCAAACAATtacactgactgactgactgactggcATATTTACTGTGTCAAAGACAGTAAATATACCAAATTTGCACAATGAACATGATTAGATATCCCTTTGTTCATTAAAGatagtattatttattaaattttggATGATTTCACTTACAACACATGACATGAAAGTAGGTTGTTTTTCAATGCAAGGTATGGTCAAAGAATAGACATGatgtatgctttatataaatatatgtgtgtgtgtgtgtgtgtgtgtgtgtgtgtaagaaatATTtagtaatgtaatatttattagtAGTAGTTATTTCTCTAAACTGTATTTTACTCTTAACTAAATAAAACCTGTTTTTGTTAATGAAAACAGGATGTGCTCTTTTGAGGGTTCatgttaaaaggatagttcattaaaaataaaaattctgatgCCCTCATCTTATTTCAAAGTTGTATGACTAATTTTTTCGCACATATTTTGAAAAACGTATCAGTGTATTTTTCATACAATAGAAATCAATGGGCACCAAAACTAGTTCTACTGGTTCCCAAtgttcttcagaatatcttcttcacaagagaaaagaaaatatacTGGTTTTGAactggtgagtaaatgataagattttcatttttggatggaCTATACCTTTAATCTATTATAATCGATTAGTACTTGGAGACTAGTGATTCCCAAATAGGTGTGGAAAGATTTTGatgttgctttaaaaaaaaaatgtgacagaTACAAGTAAATGTGCAATTGTGTTACTTTAATTACAATTTTACATAATATCCAGTAAGTTTGGTGTTGATAAAGGAAGTTTGGGCCTTACTGACATGGCTGTGGACAGGGGCGCCAAGGCCACCCCTGCATAAACTCTGGCCACCCCTGTGGCCACCCCAGTATAATTTTGCATTGGGtactattaatttaaatgcataatgtaaattcacaagttcatgaagtgaaagaaaataaaatgccaccAAAAAAGATAGACTGACTGACGCCACCAGAGTAGCTGTTTTACTGCCACCAAGAGTCTAAATAGTAATGTCTACAGACCTgaatttcaaatgttatttatactGTGAAGAGGGTAGGGTAGGGGTGTGCGATATATTTAGTCTACGATTTTAtcataattgttgttttaacgaTGCACAATCGATCTGACATCCGTGTATGTGATGTTGTCTTGTAGGTGTCGGTGCGCATTTAGAGTGCACGCTTTCACtgtgttaataaatatcacATGAAGAGTGCCGTTTTTCTCCAGATATCAGCATaacaaatgttatataaattttattcatgtttacattttagacatcaTTGCCTGTTTCTGCACAATTTCGCCAACGAATATAGTTCAGATCAAATCCAGAGCATTGTATTGCGTCCCTGAGCAACAAATAGCACtgtttactgaatgaatcagcttttTGAACGAATAAGTTGAATCAATGAAAATTGGAAAAGATAGGCTACAagtgacgacgagggagcttcagttgaacaacagtgaactgcggtcagatgagatatTGTCAGACTATGTCAGTAAAATTCAGAAAAATGAACAGGTCCCATCAGCCGTTATTCTGTGCTCGCGGCGCGCACTCAATCAAggattgcatgcgcaaatgtgccggcgcgcgctgcataattactttattatagcttaaataaagcccAAAAGAATAcgttgtaagttaagtcatgaaattaccacacatgcgattaaagctgcctcaaaactgtgaatgcatgtatttgttgacatggttttaaagctattgttatccaatttgttggccttaaaacgtcttaaaaatgcacatatgtacaccagataaatctaaattttctcgggggagcatgccccccaACCCCCTAGCAAACTATATTTTAtgacctcggtaattatgaaaccataatgcaatctgaggtaaatgtgtatttctacaaatgtgcacacttttggactaaaccgGTGTAGGTATGTGTATGCAAATAAATGTGACCGAACGCgactgaatgtaaaggtttgtgtcctcattattctattaataactaccaattgattttgcatgtatgtatatgtatatacacacacacatatatatatatatatatatatatattttttttttttttttttttttttttttttttttttgccacccCAAGAATTGCTGTGGCCTCGTCTGGCCACCCCTATTAAAATTTTCTGGGGGCGCCACTAGCTGTGGATGCTGGGAAACACTGGctataaaataaatgaactaCACAAATACTCACACCAGGCTAACTTATAGGCCTATACATTTTATTAGGGCACAGATGTTTATTTCAGGCATTGTTATTAACACTCTGCTGTCACCGAATGGCAAAAAGGTAGTACAGGCTACTAAccaaaatattcaaattaaatcGAAAACCTCACAAATGAAATAGAAAAGACATCAAATAGTAATAGTACTAGCCTTAGACTAGCTTGGGTTATTCGCTGATGGTTTTGGAATGTCTGTAATCAATCAGGCAAAACAGAAGACGATTTAGCATATTACACAATATATTCATAGTTTTGAAAATGTCAACTGTTGCAGTTAATGTTTAACAATGAATCTTCATTACCGtttcgaaataatccattaaacgAGTTCGATTTGAgcactaatattttcagttccttTCGTCTGCGCGTTGTCTCAAGGC includes the following:
- the LOC125266356 gene encoding uncharacterized protein LOC125266356, producing the protein MSNIRGHLMWLEQMWLVQMWLVLMWLEQMWLEQMWLVLMWLEQMWLEKMWLVQMWLVQMWLEQMWLVLMWLVQMWLEQMWLEQMWLEQMWLEQMWLVQMWLVLMWLEQMWLEQMWLVLMWLEQMWLEKMWLEQMWLEQMWLEQMWLVLMWLEQMWLEQMWLVLMWLEQMWLEQMWLEQMWLVLMWLEQMWLEQMWLEQMWLEQMWLEQMWLVLMWLEKMWLVLMWLEQMWLEQMWLEQMWLVLMWLEQMWLEQMWLVLMWLEQMWLEQMWLEQMWLVLMWLEKMWLVLMWLEQMWLEQMWLEQMWLEQMWLVLMWLEKMWLVLMWLEQMWLEQMWLEQMWLEQMWLVLMWLEKMWLVLMWLEQMWLEQMWLVLMWLEQMWLEQMWLEQMWLEQMWLVLMWLEQMWLEDPKTKPLEGKPATFSQKSVMANANAPPPADIYTRWCVKKAQRIFRDSSHSSRVLLSPLPSGRHYCSRLQDKFFPRAIRLY